The following proteins are encoded in a genomic region of Nitratireductor sp. GISD-1A_MAKvit:
- the nudC gene encoding NAD(+) diphosphatase, protein MTFPYFDTARDEASQGVAFSGNRIDRQAETRTDDASERALASPDARLLLFSQGRLFLRVEGGEAFNPYFTLHDARDFAPSLGQAVLLGHEGEKPVLAVPSAADIETLPGPFKAIDYRSIYTQGLLQPSELGALAQGAALLAWHDSHRFCGRCGHETEMRDGGYKRHCPACERDHFPRTDPVVIMLAVRGDQCLLGRSPHFAPGMVSCLAGFVEPGETIEAAVRRETHEEAGIAVGAVAYHASQPWPFPYSLMIGCYGKAESAAITMDENELEECRWFSRDEVRLMLDDRHPDGYRVPPTGAIANRLIGDWVLAP, encoded by the coding sequence ATGACCTTTCCATACTTCGACACAGCACGCGACGAGGCTAGCCAAGGGGTCGCCTTTTCGGGAAACCGCATCGACCGGCAGGCCGAAACGCGCACGGACGATGCCAGCGAGCGAGCGCTCGCGAGCCCGGACGCGCGCCTGCTCCTCTTCTCGCAGGGGCGGCTCTTTCTGCGCGTTGAAGGTGGCGAGGCGTTCAATCCCTATTTCACTCTGCACGACGCCCGCGACTTTGCACCCTCACTCGGGCAGGCAGTGCTGCTTGGCCATGAGGGAGAAAAACCCGTTCTTGCTGTGCCTTCGGCGGCGGATATCGAAACCCTGCCTGGGCCTTTCAAGGCGATCGACTATCGCTCCATCTATACGCAGGGGCTTCTGCAGCCCTCTGAGCTTGGGGCGCTGGCACAGGGCGCGGCGCTGCTCGCCTGGCACGACAGCCACCGTTTCTGCGGGCGCTGCGGCCATGAGACGGAGATGCGCGACGGCGGCTACAAGCGGCACTGCCCGGCCTGCGAACGCGATCATTTTCCGCGCACCGACCCGGTGGTGATCATGCTTGCCGTGCGGGGCGATCAATGTTTGCTGGGCCGCAGCCCGCATTTTGCGCCCGGCATGGTTTCCTGTCTTGCCGGTTTTGTGGAGCCCGGCGAGACGATCGAGGCGGCGGTTCGTCGCGAAACACACGAGGAGGCGGGCATCGCTGTTGGCGCGGTCGCCTATCATGCCAGCCAGCCCTGGCCGTTTCCCTATTCGCTGATGATCGGCTGTTATGGCAAGGCTGAGAGCGCAGCAATCACCATGGACGAGAACGAGCTTGAGGAATGTCGCTGGTTTTCCCGCGATGAAGTGCGGCTCATGCTGGACGACAGACATCCCGATGGCTATCGCGTTCCGCCAACGGGTGCGATTG